CTGGCCGGCATCGGCCGCGGCGGCCTGATGCACGACTGCGGCAAGTGCAAGCTGCCCGCGGCGCTGATCAACAAGCCGGGGCGCTTCACCCCCGACGAGTTCGAGCTGATGCGGCAGCACCCGTCGTTCGGCCTCCAGATCCTCAAGGAGACCGCCTGGCCGGAGGGGCTGGTCCACGACGTCGTCCACTGCCACCACGAACGGATCGACGGCTCGGGCTATCCGCGCGGACTCGTCGGGAGGACAATCCCCGAAGCGGCGCGGATCGCCGCGATCTGCGACGCCTTCGACGCGATGACCACCGACCGCGCCTACCAGCGGGCGCGGCGCGGGCAGCAGGCGCTGCGGATCATCCACGTCGAGGAGCGCGACCACTACGACCAGCGGCTGGCGGAGAAGTTCATCCGCATGCTGCTGACCCCGAGCGGGAGCTGAGATGTTCGGGTTCCTTCGCCGACGCGCCGAGCGGGACGATCCCGCCGCGGCGGCCGCCAAGGGGGACCACGTCCTCGCGGCCGCGCTCTACCGCCGCCGTCTGGCCGACGATCCCGCCAACGCCCTCTTCTGGCGCAAGAAGCTGGCGGAGGCGCTCCTCGCCGCCGGCCGCCCGTTCGACGCGGCCGAGGAGTACCTCGCCGTCGCCGACGCGCTGGCCAAGCAAGGAAAGATGGCGCAGGTGCTGGCCGTCTACCGCACCGTGCTGCGCTTCGACGCCGACAACCCCGACGTCCGCGCCCGCCTCGCCGAGATCGCCGGCCCGCCGCCGGCGCCGGCGCGCGACGAGGGGACGGCGGACGCGCCGGCGATGACGATCCGCACCAAGCTGCGCGCCTTCGTGCCGCTCTTCTCCGAATTCGACCACGACGAGCTGGCCAAGATCGTCGAGGTGATGAACGTCCATCACTTCCGCAAGGGGCAGGACGTCTTCCGCCAGGGGGACCCCGGCGACTCGCTCTACGTCCTCGCGCAGGGGGAGATCGCGCTGCTGGTCGAGGGGCCGGAGGGGAAGCCGGTCGAGCTGGAGCGGATCGCCGACAACGGCTTCTTCGGCGAGTTGTCGGCGCTCCGTCCCGCGCCGCGCAACGTCACCGCGCGCTGCCTCGCCGACTGCGAGATCCTCGAGCTGACGCGCGACTACCTCGAGGCGGTGGCGATCGCCCATCCCCGCGTCTGGGAGATCCTCGAGGAGTTCCAGAAGCGCCGGCAGCCGCCGGTCGGGATCTGACCCACGCTCGCCGCGCTCCGCTCGTGGTGGCGCCGCGCACGCGAAGCGCGGCGCGTCCGCCGCGGGGCGCTCCGGCTGGTGGACGAGCTGTTCGCTGAACGTCCGGAGCTCTTGGCGCAGGCGCGCCTCGCGCCGCGCCACCGCGCGCGGCTGATCCTGCTCGACGTCGAAACCGACGAGAGGGGCGCGGTCGCCGCGGTCCTGCTCGGCATCGTGCGCCATCCGAAGCCGCACCCGCTCGCGCCGCGCGGCGACGAAGTGCTCGAGGCGCTGGTCTACCGCCCCGCGGAGGGGACGATCGAGGTCGCCGCGTCGCGGAACCTGACCCGCCGCGGGCCGCCCGCGCCCCCGGAAACGGACGACGGCAACGCGTCCTCGGAGACGGGCCGAGGCGGCGCGTCCTCGGAGACGGACGACGGCGGCGCGTCCCGGGGCGGATAGACGGGGGAAACGCGCGGCGCTATCGTCTTCCGTGGCTCTTCGGAGGCGCGTGGGTTGAATCGCCGCGAATTCGTGTCGCTGCTGGGCCGGGCCGCCCCCGCCGTCGCGGTCACCGCCGCGCTCGGCGGAGGGTACGCCGTCGGCGTCGAGCCGGAGTGGCTCGAGGTGCGGCGCGTGCGGATTCCGGTCAAGGGGCTCGATCCGGCGCTCGAAGGTCTGCGCCTCGTCCAGCTTTCGGACATCCATCGTTCGGCGTGGGTGGCGCGGGAGTTCATCGAGCGCGCGGTCAAGACGGCCGTCGATCTCCGTCCCGAGCTGGTCCTGCTGACCGGCGACTACATCACGAAGGACGCGACCGCGTTCGAGCCGCTGGGGCGCGAGATCGCCGCGCTCGGCGCCGCCGCGCCGCTGTTCGCGACGATGGGGAACCACGACTACATCCACTACTACGCGTGGGAGAAGCCCGCGCTGCCGCGCGGCGCCGAGTTCGTCGCGGCGATGGCCGCGGCCGCCGGCGGCGAGCTGCTGCGGAACGAGACGCGCCGCGTCGCGGTCCGCTCCGGCGCCGGCGCGGTGGACCTCGTCGCGCTCGACGACTTCTGGGCGCCGACGTTCGACGCCAAGCTGCCGTTCGGCGCCGGCCGCACCGCGGGCGTGCCGCGGATCGTCCTCTCCCACAACCCGGACAGCTTCCGCCAGGTGCGCGGCGCCTCGTTCGATCTGATGCTCGCCGGGCACACGCACGGCGGGCAGGTCCGCGTGCCGCTGATCGGGCCGCCGCTCAGCCCGGTGGAGGACCGGCGCTTCATCGCCGGCCTCGTCGCCGCGGACGGACGCTTGGTCTACGTGAACCGCGGCCTCGGCTTCAACCGCCGCGTGCGCTTCGGCGTGCGCCCCGAGATCACGCTGCTGGAACTGACGCGCGCGGCGTAAGGCGCGCGCCTTCGCCCGCGGTCCCCGCCGCGCGCGGGGGACCGCCGAGCCGCCGGACCGCCTCGTGAAACGGACCTTCCAACTCGCCTGCCCCAACGGCCCGTTCGGCGATCCGCTGCTCGTCGTCCGGCCGCGCCTTTCCGCGCGGCTGCTCCTCTTCGACTGCGGCGACGCGACGGCGCTCGGCCCGCGCCAACTGCTCGCGGCGAGCGACGTCTTCCTCTCCCACGGCCACGTGGACCACGTCTTCGGGCTCGGGCACCTGCTCCGTCTGCGCCTCGGGCGCTGCGACCGCCCGCTGCGGATCCACGGTCCCGCCGGGACCGCGGCGCGCGTCGCCGCCCATCTCGCGGGGTATTGCTGGAACCTCGTGGACGCCTACCCGCTCGACCTCGAGGTGCGGGAGTGGAACGGCGCGACGCTCGAGCGGCGCCGCTTCCCCGCGGCGGGCGGCTTCGAGCCCGCGCTGGTCGAACTGCGCCGCGCCGCGTCGCCGGCGACGTTCGTCGAGGACGACGAGATGGTCGTCGAGGCGCTGGCGCTCGACCACGGCGGGATCGCCTCGCTCGCCTTCCGCGCGCGGGAGAAGGCCGCCTACAACATCGACCCCGCGGCGCTCGCCGCGCGCGGCCTGCCCACCGGCCCCTGGCTCGCGCGGGTCAAGGAGGCGCTGCGGCGCGGCGATCCGCCGACGACGCCGATCGCGACGCCGGACGGCGGCGCCGCGCCGTTGGGCGAACTGCGCGACGCCTTGGTGATCGTCTCGCCGGGCGATTCGCTCGTCTACGCCGCCGACGCGGCGCCGACCGAGGCGACCGCCGAGGGTCTCGCCGCGTTCGCGCGCGGCGCGCGCCGCCTCGTCGTCGAGGCTCATTTTCTGGAGGAGGACGCCGAGCTGGCGCGCCGCAACGCGCACCTCACGGCGCGCCTCGCCGGCGAGATCGCGCGTCAGGCCGGCGTCGCCGCCGCCTCGCCGATCCACTTCTCGACCCGCTACGACGACCGCGCCAACGAAGTCCTCGACGAGTTCCGCGCCGCGGCCGCGCCGGTCCCGGTCGAGGAATTGCCGCGGCTTCCCGCCCCGCTTCCCGAGGACGCCGCGTAGCGCGGGCGCGGGCCGTCGCGATCCGCCGAGGACGGCGCTTGGCGCGGGCGCCGGCGGCGTCGAAGCTGTCCGGCTCTACCGCGGGCGCAGCGGATCGACGGCGAAGGCGAGTTCCTTGACCGGGCGGCCGCCGATCAGGTGTTCCTGGATGATCCGCTCCATCGCCTCGACGGTGACGGAGTGGTACCACGTCCCCTCCGGATAGACGACGGCGATCGGCCCGCGCCGGCAGATCCGCAGGCAGTCGACCTTGCTCCGCAGCACGCAGGAGGCGCCGCCGCGCGCCGCGGCGCCGCCGTCGAGCCCCAGCTCGCGCAGCCGTCCCTTGAGGTAGTTCCAGACCTCAGCGCTCTCTTCGTAGGACGCGCAGCGCGGCTTCCGCTGCATCGCGCAGAGGAAGATGTGCCGCCGGGCCGACCCGACGCCGATCCCGGCGGCCGTCTCCGCGAGCGACTTGCCGTCCATCGCGCGGAGCTACGCGAAGAGGATCATGCCGAGCTTGCTGAGCGCCGGGCCGACGGCCGGATGGTCGTGCCCCAACCGCTCGAAGAGGGCCAAGAGCGCGCGCCGCGCGCCGTCCTCGCGGAACTCGCGGTCGCGCTTGACGATCTCCAGCAGCTCGTCCATCGCCATCTCCGCGCGGCCGGAGAGCCACGCCGCGCCGGCCAGCGAGAAGCGCGCTTCGAGATCGTCCGGGCTCTCCGCCAGCCGCGCCTTGGCGGCGTCGAGGCTGCGCACGCGGCGGCC
This window of the bacterium genome carries:
- a CDS encoding ribonuclease Z (member of metallo-beta-lactamase family; the purified enzyme from Escherichia coli forms dimeric zinc phosphodiesterase; in Bacillus subtilis this protein is a 3'-tRNA processing endoribonuclease and is essential while in Escherichia coli it is not; associates with two zinc ions), whose protein sequence is MKRTFQLACPNGPFGDPLLVVRPRLSARLLLFDCGDATALGPRQLLAASDVFLSHGHVDHVFGLGHLLRLRLGRCDRPLRIHGPAGTAARVAAHLAGYCWNLVDAYPLDLEVREWNGATLERRRFPAAGGFEPALVELRRAASPATFVEDDEMVVEALALDHGGIASLAFRAREKAAYNIDPAALAARGLPTGPWLARVKEALRRGDPPTTPIATPDGGAAPLGELRDALVIVSPGDSLVYAADAAPTEATAEGLAAFARGARRLVVEAHFLEEDAELARRNAHLTARLAGEIARQAGVAAASPIHFSTRYDDRANEVLDEFRAAAAPVPVEELPRLPAPLPEDAA
- a CDS encoding cyclic nucleotide-binding domain-containing protein, with translation MFGFLRRRAERDDPAAAAAKGDHVLAAALYRRRLADDPANALFWRKKLAEALLAAGRPFDAAEEYLAVADALAKQGKMAQVLAVYRTVLRFDADNPDVRARLAEIAGPPPAPARDEGTADAPAMTIRTKLRAFVPLFSEFDHDELAKIVEVMNVHHFRKGQDVFRQGDPGDSLYVLAQGEIALLVEGPEGKPVELERIADNGFFGELSALRPAPRNVTARCLADCEILELTRDYLEAVAIAHPRVWEILEEFQKRRQPPVGI
- the yaeI gene encoding phosphodiesterase YaeI; the encoded protein is MNRREFVSLLGRAAPAVAVTAALGGGYAVGVEPEWLEVRRVRIPVKGLDPALEGLRLVQLSDIHRSAWVAREFIERAVKTAVDLRPELVLLTGDYITKDATAFEPLGREIAALGAAAPLFATMGNHDYIHYYAWEKPALPRGAEFVAAMAAAAGGELLRNETRRVAVRSGAGAVDLVALDDFWAPTFDAKLPFGAGRTAGVPRIVLSHNPDSFRQVRGASFDLMLAGHTHGGQVRVPLIGPPLSPVEDRRFIAGLVAADGRLVYVNRGLGFNRRVRFGVRPEITLLELTRAA
- a CDS encoding ferredoxin, with the translated sequence MDGKSLAETAAGIGVGSARRHIFLCAMQRKPRCASYEESAEVWNYLKGRLRELGLDGGAAARGGASCVLRSKVDCLRICRRGPIAVVYPEGTWYHSVTVEAMERIIQEHLIGGRPVKELAFAVDPLRPR